A single genomic interval of Coregonus clupeaformis isolate EN_2021a chromosome 36, ASM2061545v1, whole genome shotgun sequence harbors:
- the LOC121552673 gene encoding lymphokine-activated killer T-cell-originated protein kinase homolog: MDSTIASDVNGFKTPCKPDRVKSLLSGGTASPRTPITIPASPFMKKLGCGTGVNVYLMNRVGKLNLSPWAVKKINNKCASKQVGVYQRRLCDEAKILKGLQHPNIVGFRAFTTANDGSKCLAMEYGGEQSLNDLIERRREEGLKAYPAATIEKVALHVARGLQYLHNEKKLLHGDMKSCNVVIKGDFETVKICDVGVSLQLDENMKVSNPKAEYVGTEPWKPKEALEEGGVITDKADIFAYGLTLWEMMTLAMPHLEMENSEEEDDSMDEDDFDEDAYYEKLGTRPALDSDSLGGAYQRMVELFWLCTEENPQKRPSAAQIVQVLESNMQADNKNSEVIVID; the protein is encoded by the exons ATGGACTCCACTATTGCCAGTGATGTGAATGGATTCAAGACGCCCTGCAAACCAGACAGGGTGAAGAGCCTTCTCTCTGGTGGCACTGCCAGTCCTAGAACCCCCATAACCATCCCTGCCTCCCCTTTCATGAAGAAACTGGGATGTGGAACTGGGGTGAATGTGTATCTCATGAACAG AGTTGGTAAACTGAACCTGTCTCCATGGGCTGTCAAAAAGATCAACAACAAATGTGCCTCAAAGCAGGTGGGTGTCTACCAGAGACGACTCTGTGATGAGGCAAAGATCCTGAAAGGCCTGCAACACCCAAACATTGTTG GATTCCGTGCCTTCACTACTGCCAATGATGGCTCTAAGTGCCTGGCCATGGAGTATGGTGGGGAGCAGTCCCTGAATGACCTGATAGagcggagaagagaggagggcctGAAGGCATATCCCGCTGCCACCATTGAGAAAGTGGCCTTGCATGTGGCGCGTGGCCTACAG TACCTTCACAACGAGAAGAAGCTACTACATGGCGACATGAAGTCTTGCAATGTTGTCATCAAGGGTGACTTTGAGACCGTCAAAATCTGTGATGTGGGAGTCTCCTTGCAGTTGGATGAGAATATGAAAG TGAGTAACCCTAAAGCAGAGTATGTTGGCACTGAGCCGTGGAAGCCCAAGGAGGCTCTGGAAGAGGGAGGCGTGATCACGGACAAGGCAGACATCTTTGCTTACGGACTGACCCTGTGGGAGATGATGACTCTGGCCATGCCTCACCTGGAGATGGAGAACAGTGAGGAGGAGG ATGACTCAATGGACGAGGATGACTTTGATGAGGATGCCTACTATGAGAAGTTGGGCACCCGACCGGCGCTTGACTCTGACAGCCTTGGGGGAGCCTACCAGAGAATGGTGGAGCTCTTCTGGCTCTGCACGGAGGAGAACCCACAGAAACGCCCCTCGGCTGCCCAAATAGTTCAGGTTCTGGAGTCCAACATGCAGGCGGACAACAAAAACAGTGAGGTCATTGTCATAGACTGA